In a single window of the Desulfovibrio mangrovi genome:
- a CDS encoding protein-glutamate methylesterase/protein-glutamine glutaminase: protein MITVVVVDDSAFMRKALSSMLEKDPEIKVVATARDGQEGLEMIRKHNPDVVTLDIEMPRMDGLTALRHIMMEMPRPVLMVSSLTVEGAEATLKAMELGAVDFIPKQLSKVSLDIVKIEEDLQEKVKHISRRRFIPPRPSRPVRPVAAVNGTAAATAAAPKPVVARNGRPTRDIVAIGVSTGGPPAVQKVLSQLPADFPATILIAQHMPAAFTGPFAKRLDGVCKITVKEAETGDKIAPGMAYVAPGGKHIRLDLRGGRMELVVTPEPADALYKPSANVLMESVGNSVGRKALGVILTGMGSDGAEGMRVLKQKGGRSIAQSDASCVVYGMPKAVVDAGLADEIHDIDDIAEAIMAGLYK from the coding sequence GTGATTACAGTTGTTGTAGTTGATGATTCCGCTTTCATGAGGAAGGCGTTGAGCAGCATGCTTGAAAAGGATCCGGAGATCAAAGTGGTGGCCACTGCCCGTGACGGGCAGGAGGGCCTTGAAATGATCCGCAAGCATAACCCCGATGTTGTGACGCTTGATATTGAAATGCCCCGCATGGACGGGCTTACCGCTCTTCGTCATATCATGATGGAAATGCCAAGGCCCGTTCTCATGGTCAGTTCCCTTACCGTTGAGGGGGCAGAGGCAACTCTGAAGGCCATGGAGCTTGGGGCAGTTGATTTTATTCCCAAACAGCTTTCCAAGGTCTCTCTGGATATAGTAAAGATAGAAGAGGATCTTCAGGAAAAGGTGAAGCACATCTCACGCAGACGCTTCATTCCGCCCCGCCCCAGCCGTCCTGTCCGTCCTGTTGCTGCGGTTAACGGAACCGCAGCTGCAACTGCGGCAGCTCCCAAGCCGGTTGTGGCACGCAATGGCAGGCCAACGAGAGATATCGTGGCCATCGGCGTTTCCACGGGCGGTCCGCCTGCTGTTCAGAAAGTGCTTTCCCAGTTGCCGGCTGATTTTCCGGCTACCATCCTGATAGCCCAGCATATGCCAGCCGCTTTCACCGGACCCTTTGCAAAGCGTCTGGACGGCGTATGCAAGATTACAGTCAAGGAAGCGGAAACCGGTGATAAAATAGCTCCCGGTATGGCCTATGTGGCTCCGGGCGGCAAGCATATCCGTCTGGATCTGCGTGGTGGCCGGATGGAGCTTGTTGTTACGCCTGAACCTGCTGATGCTCTGTACAAGCCTTCTGCCAATGTGCTCATGGAATCGGTGGGCAACAGCGTTGGTCGCAAAGCGCTCGGTGTTATCCTTACCGGCATGGGAAGTGACGGAGCAGAAGGTATGCGCGTATTGAAACAGAAGGGTGGACGATCCATTGCACAGAGCGACGCCAGTTGCGTTGTGTATGGAATGCCCAAGGCGGTAGTGGATGCCGGTCTCGCTGACGAAATTCATGATATTGATGACATAGCGGAAGCCATTATGGCGGGATTGTACAAATAG
- a CDS encoding glycoside hydrolase family 108 protein: MSDFDQEYVKLIGIEGGYVDDPDDAGGETYKGIARRYHAGWSGWSIIDAAKGKAGFPASLDVNEELDAACRDFYKREFWDRLACDKVPQDLAAELFEQAVNLPFSATVRYLQSACNALNDRQKYFPDLVIDGKLGPKTVEAMKTLTDKGRGQALVIGLNCYQGVRYMENALTDPVKRKYVRGWLEKRVGW, from the coding sequence ATGAGTGATTTTGATCAGGAATATGTAAAGCTGATTGGTATTGAAGGCGGCTACGTTGACGACCCGGACGATGCTGGTGGTGAGACCTATAAAGGAATTGCCAGACGCTATCATGCCGGCTGGAGCGGTTGGAGTATTATTGACGCAGCAAAGGGAAAGGCCGGTTTCCCGGCATCGCTGGATGTCAATGAAGAACTGGATGCGGCCTGCCGCGATTTTTACAAACGTGAGTTCTGGGATAGGTTGGCCTGTGATAAGGTCCCGCAGGATCTGGCTGCAGAGCTTTTTGAGCAGGCTGTAAACCTGCCTTTCTCGGCAACTGTCAGGTACTTGCAGTCCGCTTGCAATGCGTTGAACGACAGACAGAAGTATTTTCCCGACCTGGTCATAGACGGCAAATTGGGCCCGAAGACTGTGGAAGCCATGAAGACGTTGACGGACAAAGGGCGCGGGCAGGCTTTGGTCATCGGTCTCAACTGCTATCAGGGAGTCAGGTACATGGAAAATGCGCTTACAGATCCTGTTAAGCGCAAGTATGTGCGCGGCTGGCTTGAAAAGCGGGTGGGGTGGTAG
- a CDS encoding Na+/H+ antiporter NhaC family protein, whose amino-acid sequence MNTPSQNQSPSGIALLPLALFLIIFIGTGSLLTMQGVSMAFYQLSAAVAILPAIALSLIMGKGKLEKKIGTFLSGVGDINIITMCVIYLLAGGFASVAKTIGGVDATVNMGLSLVPAQLVLPGLFVISAFVSTAMGTSMGTIAAIAPIAAGVGDQTGMSAALLMGAVVGGAMFGDNLSMISDTTIAATRTQGCNMSDKFRMNLLIALPAALATILLLVVTGATGATASPADWDFIRVIPYIAILGLAVAGINVFVVLAAGIVMCGAVGLAVQPDFTLLTLAQSIYNGFSGMHEILVLSMLVGGLGELIRQQGGLLWLLERINRLAHRAGKGNARRSGEVSIAALVSLADVCTANNTVAIILSGGLAKEIAEDSGVDPRRSASLLDIFSCIVQGLVPYAAQVLLAGSIAKISPINVAANNWYCLILAVVSIGAIVTGLPRTKK is encoded by the coding sequence ATGAACACCCCGTCACAAAACCAAAGCCCCAGCGGCATTGCGCTGCTGCCGCTGGCACTATTTCTTATCATATTCATCGGCACCGGTTCTCTGTTGACCATGCAAGGCGTGAGCATGGCCTTCTACCAGCTCTCCGCAGCGGTTGCCATTCTGCCCGCCATTGCGCTGTCCCTGATAATGGGCAAAGGCAAGCTGGAAAAGAAGATCGGCACATTCCTTTCCGGCGTTGGCGACATCAATATCATCACCATGTGCGTGATCTACTTGCTTGCCGGAGGCTTTGCCTCTGTAGCCAAGACCATTGGCGGGGTTGACGCCACGGTTAACATGGGCCTCTCCCTTGTTCCAGCTCAGCTGGTGCTGCCCGGTCTGTTTGTCATCTCCGCCTTTGTTTCCACGGCAATGGGCACCTCCATGGGAACCATTGCAGCCATTGCTCCCATTGCGGCCGGTGTAGGCGACCAGACCGGCATGTCCGCCGCCCTTCTCATGGGGGCGGTAGTTGGTGGCGCCATGTTCGGCGACAACCTCTCCATGATATCCGACACCACCATTGCGGCCACCCGCACACAGGGCTGCAACATGAGCGACAAGTTCCGCATGAACCTGCTCATTGCACTGCCTGCTGCCCTTGCGACGATTCTGCTTCTGGTCGTGACCGGCGCGACCGGCGCAACCGCCTCGCCCGCGGACTGGGATTTCATCCGCGTCATTCCCTACATTGCCATCCTTGGTCTTGCTGTGGCAGGCATCAACGTATTTGTCGTACTTGCGGCAGGCATTGTCATGTGCGGCGCTGTTGGACTTGCCGTACAGCCAGACTTCACCCTGCTCACCCTTGCACAGAGCATTTACAACGGCTTTTCAGGCATGCACGAAATTCTGGTGCTCTCCATGCTTGTGGGCGGTCTTGGCGAACTCATCCGCCAACAGGGCGGCCTGCTCTGGCTGCTCGAACGCATCAACCGACTCGCCCACCGGGCTGGCAAGGGCAACGCACGACGCTCCGGCGAGGTTAGCATTGCCGCGCTGGTATCGCTTGCCGACGTATGCACCGCCAACAACACTGTCGCCATCATCCTAAGCGGTGGTCTGGCCAAGGAAATCGCCGAAGACAGCGGTGTTGATCCCCGCCGCAGCGCAAGCCTGCTCGACATATTCTCCTGCATCGTGCAGGGGCTGGTCCCCTATGCTGCGCAAGTTCTGCTGGCAGGTTCCATCGCCAAGATTTCGCCCATCAATGTAGCCGCCAACAACTGGTACTGCCTCATCCTTGCGGTCGTATCCATTGGCGCCATTGTAACCGGCTTGCCGCGTACAAAGAAGTAA
- a CDS encoding flagellin: MSLIINHNLMANNAARNLSTSYNGLSTSIRRLSSGLRVGTAADDAAGLAIRELMRADIASLNQGVRNANDAISLIQTADGALSVIDEKLIRMKELAEQAATGTYTSDQRLIIDSEYQAMASEITRIANSTDFNGVHLLNGHLSGDTHSGSAVQPTGKMKIHFGTKNDSAEDYYYIKIGTATASALGLGSQASATSKGYTISTQSAAQAALVGLENAIVSKDKIRAALGAIQNRLENTISNLQIQAENLQAAESRISDVDVSTEMTEFVRQQILSQSAIAMLSQANTLPRLALNLLGG; the protein is encoded by the coding sequence ATGAGTCTTATCATCAATCACAACTTGATGGCCAACAACGCCGCCCGCAACCTGAGCACCTCGTACAACGGCCTTTCGACTTCGATCCGCCGTTTGTCTTCCGGTCTCCGGGTGGGAACTGCAGCCGATGACGCCGCCGGTCTCGCAATCCGCGAACTCATGCGCGCCGACATCGCCTCGCTGAACCAGGGCGTACGTAATGCCAACGACGCTATCTCGCTTATTCAGACCGCCGACGGCGCGCTCTCAGTAATCGACGAGAAGCTCATCCGAATGAAGGAACTGGCAGAACAGGCGGCAACGGGTACCTACACCTCTGACCAGCGTCTGATCATCGACTCCGAGTATCAGGCAATGGCCTCGGAAATTACCCGAATCGCCAACTCAACGGACTTCAACGGTGTGCATCTGCTGAACGGTCACCTGTCCGGTGACACGCATTCCGGCTCGGCCGTCCAGCCCACCGGTAAGATGAAGATCCACTTCGGCACCAAGAACGACTCCGCCGAAGACTATTACTACATCAAGATCGGTACGGCCACAGCCTCGGCCCTTGGCCTCGGCTCCCAGGCCTCAGCAACCAGCAAGGGTTACACGATCTCGACCCAGTCTGCCGCACAGGCAGCACTGGTTGGACTTGAAAACGCCATTGTTTCGAAGGACAAGATTCGCGCTGCTCTGGGTGCCATCCAGAACCGGTTGGAAAACACCATCTCCAACCTGCAGATTCAGGCTGAAAACCTTCAGGCCGCCGAATCCCGTATCTCCGACGTGGACGTATCGACTGAAATGACCGAATTTGTGCGCCAGCAGATTTTGTCGCAGTCCGCAATCGCCATGCTTTCGCAGGCAAACACCCTGCCCCGTCTCGCCCTGAACCTACTGGGCGGCTAA
- a CDS encoding amidohydrolase produces MSHILLRNGLILSMNERREMFVNGDVLVENDTIKAVGSIPEESIPEGTEVLDVTGRIVLPGLVNSHVHLCQQLGRGLGDDVDLLTWLHDRTWPYELSMTEEDVHVSALACCLELIKSGVTCFAEPGGRHVDAMGRAVQKAGIRGILARSTMDCGEGILPEHRESTDEALVIQLELHDRWHNTAEGRIRYWMGLRTIFNNSDELLCRTKEIADARGIGMHMHVSEVKEEVDFARATRGSSTVEHLNNLGVLGPNLLAVHTVWLTPRELDLFRLHDVKVSHNPGAAMRVLGFAHVPEMLARGICVSLGTDGAPCNNRMDMMDEMYLAAVIHKGRTLDPTTVPAESMLEMATVNGARAVLWDDEIGSLAPGKKADLIVVDPMNGPGSVPVHDPVSSLVYSMHSSNVTHNMCNGKWLMQDRVVTGLDEAAILAEAQERAGHIRKRAGIELKPRFPVVQVR; encoded by the coding sequence ATGTCCCATATATTGTTGCGTAACGGGTTGATTCTTTCCATGAACGAACGCCGTGAAATGTTCGTCAACGGCGATGTATTGGTGGAGAACGATACCATCAAGGCCGTGGGGAGCATTCCGGAGGAGAGCATACCCGAAGGAACCGAGGTGCTGGACGTGACCGGCCGTATCGTGCTGCCGGGGCTGGTGAACAGCCATGTGCACCTTTGCCAGCAACTGGGGCGCGGTCTGGGCGATGACGTGGATCTGCTTACCTGGCTGCATGACCGTACGTGGCCCTATGAGCTTTCCATGACCGAAGAGGACGTGCATGTCTCTGCGCTTGCCTGCTGCCTTGAGTTGATCAAGTCCGGTGTAACCTGCTTCGCCGAGCCTGGCGGTCGCCATGTGGACGCCATGGGGCGTGCCGTGCAGAAGGCTGGTATTCGTGGCATTCTGGCCCGTTCCACCATGGATTGCGGTGAGGGCATTTTACCCGAGCATAGGGAATCCACGGATGAGGCGCTGGTCATCCAGCTTGAATTGCATGATCGATGGCACAACACCGCTGAGGGACGCATTCGTTACTGGATGGGGCTACGTACCATTTTCAACAATTCCGATGAGCTGTTGTGTCGAACCAAGGAAATTGCCGATGCCCGGGGCATAGGCATGCACATGCATGTCTCTGAAGTGAAGGAAGAGGTAGATTTCGCCCGCGCGACCCGTGGGTCTTCCACTGTGGAACATCTGAATAATCTGGGCGTGCTTGGGCCGAATCTGCTGGCTGTGCATACCGTATGGCTTACCCCGCGTGAGCTTGATCTGTTCCGCCTGCATGACGTGAAGGTTTCCCATAATCCCGGTGCGGCCATGCGGGTGCTCGGTTTTGCCCATGTACCGGAGATGCTGGCGCGTGGCATATGCGTTTCGCTTGGCACGGATGGCGCTCCCTGCAACAACCGCATGGATATGATGGATGAGATGTATCTTGCCGCCGTTATCCATAAGGGGCGCACTCTTGATCCCACCACCGTCCCTGCTGAAAGCATGCTGGAAATGGCTACTGTGAACGGCGCGCGCGCCGTGCTCTGGGATGACGAAATAGGCTCTCTGGCTCCCGGCAAGAAGGCCGACCTTATTGTTGTTGATCCCATGAATGGTCCCGGTTCCGTGCCGGTTCACGATCCTGTGTCCAGCCTTGTGTACAGCATGCATTCCAGCAACGTGACGCATAATATGTGTAACGGCAAATGGCTCATGCAGGACAGGGTGGTTACGGGCCTTGATGAAGCGGCCATCCTTGCGGAAGCGCAGGAGCGGGCAGGGCATATCCGCAAGCGAGCAGGCATTGAACTGAAGCCTCGTTTCCCTGTGGTGCAGGTGCGGTAG
- a CDS encoding RelA/SpoT family protein yields MIRIQEILDKVTEFRPSADVALIQKAYVFSAAAHAGQTRLSGEPYLSHPLSVAYKLAELRMDDATICAGLLHDTVEDTNATIEDLDAQFGENVADIVDGVTKISLMTFDSKEQAQAENIRKMILAMAEDIRVLVVKLADRMHNMSTLDFQKPHKQKLIAQETLDIYVPLANRLGLHRIKLELEDLSFKYLKPDIFNSISEWLDNNRQSGTEYMERVKEMIGAMLVENGMTAVIKSRIKHRYSIYRKMVQQNLTLDQVHDIIAFRVIVDDVKQCYAILGLVHAIWKPVHGRFKDYISMPKANMYQSLHTTVIGPEAERIEIQIRTAEMDQLAEHGLASHWQYKEGGKLKAKDAKQFTWLRELLDWQKMESDSHEFMRSLKFDLFKDEVYVFTPKGTVVELPEDASPVDFAYSIHTEVGNHCSGAKVNGKLVPLPTPLKNGDTVEIITDANRHPSRDWLKFVKTAKARTRIGHYIRTEERTRSISLGKEMLEKQGRRLGVNFNKAMKEGLLEIIAEDFSLKTVEDLLSHVGYARITPQKVLRKLLPKPEEQPVAQVEEERPQDIAAKKNKHAESISIKGVDDVLVRFAKCCNPVPGDAIVGFISRGRGVTVHTSDCANVQNLEAERLISVFWDGFVDKPYPARIRIISKNVVGGLSRVSTMLANENVNIDSGTFHSTVDGNSEIELTVEVKDVAHLYHTIDKLRTLPGMIEVVRFSTSD; encoded by the coding sequence ATGATTCGGATACAGGAAATACTGGATAAGGTTACCGAGTTCCGTCCCTCTGCGGATGTGGCGCTGATTCAGAAGGCATACGTCTTTTCTGCGGCGGCGCATGCGGGGCAGACACGGCTTTCGGGTGAGCCTTACCTTTCGCATCCGCTTTCCGTAGCCTATAAGCTGGCGGAATTGCGTATGGACGACGCAACCATCTGCGCCGGTCTGCTGCATGATACCGTGGAAGACACGAACGCGACCATCGAGGACCTTGATGCTCAGTTCGGTGAAAACGTTGCGGATATCGTGGATGGCGTCACCAAGATCAGCCTGATGACCTTTGACAGCAAGGAACAGGCACAGGCCGAGAATATCCGAAAGATGATTCTCGCCATGGCCGAAGATATCCGCGTGCTGGTGGTGAAGCTGGCAGACCGCATGCACAACATGAGCACGCTGGACTTCCAGAAGCCGCACAAGCAGAAGCTCATTGCGCAGGAAACGTTGGATATCTATGTGCCGCTGGCCAACCGTCTGGGCCTGCACCGCATCAAGCTGGAGCTTGAAGACCTGAGCTTCAAGTACCTCAAGCCGGATATCTTCAATTCCATCAGCGAATGGTTGGATAACAACCGGCAGTCCGGTACGGAATACATGGAGCGCGTCAAGGAAATGATCGGCGCCATGCTTGTGGAAAACGGCATGACTGCCGTTATCAAGAGCCGTATCAAACACCGTTATTCCATCTATCGCAAGATGGTGCAGCAGAACCTGACGCTGGATCAGGTGCACGACATCATCGCCTTCCGCGTCATCGTGGACGACGTGAAGCAGTGTTATGCCATCCTTGGTCTGGTGCATGCCATCTGGAAGCCGGTTCACGGGCGCTTCAAGGATTATATATCCATGCCCAAGGCCAACATGTATCAGAGTCTGCACACTACGGTGATCGGGCCTGAGGCTGAGCGTATTGAGATTCAGATTCGTACCGCGGAAATGGATCAACTCGCCGAGCATGGTCTTGCCTCGCACTGGCAGTACAAGGAAGGCGGAAAACTCAAAGCCAAGGACGCAAAGCAGTTCACGTGGCTTCGTGAGCTGCTGGACTGGCAGAAGATGGAAAGCGATTCGCATGAGTTCATGCGTTCGCTCAAATTCGACCTGTTCAAGGATGAAGTATACGTCTTCACTCCCAAGGGTACGGTCGTGGAGTTGCCGGAAGATGCGTCGCCCGTGGATTTTGCCTATTCCATCCATACGGAGGTGGGTAACCACTGTTCCGGCGCAAAGGTGAACGGCAAACTCGTACCGCTGCCGACGCCGCTCAAGAACGGCGATACTGTTGAGATCATCACCGACGCCAACCGTCATCCCAGCCGGGACTGGCTCAAGTTCGTCAAGACGGCCAAGGCGCGCACCCGAATCGGGCACTATATCCGTACAGAAGAGCGTACCCGCAGTATCTCGCTCGGCAAGGAAATGCTGGAGAAGCAGGGCCGCCGTTTGGGGGTCAACTTCAATAAGGCGATGAAGGAAGGGCTGCTGGAGATCATTGCCGAGGACTTCTCGCTCAAGACCGTGGAAGACCTGCTCTCTCATGTGGGCTATGCACGCATCACGCCTCAGAAGGTGTTGCGAAAGCTGTTGCCCAAGCCGGAGGAGCAGCCGGTGGCGCAGGTTGAGGAAGAACGTCCGCAGGATATTGCTGCCAAAAAGAACAAGCATGCGGAGAGTATCAGCATTAAGGGCGTGGACGACGTGCTGGTGCGTTTTGCCAAGTGCTGCAACCCCGTTCCGGGCGATGCCATTGTAGGTTTCATCAGCCGGGGCCGAGGCGTTACGGTGCACACTTCGGATTGCGCCAACGTGCAGAATCTGGAAGCGGAGCGCCTTATCTCCGTGTTCTGGGACGGGTTTGTGGACAAGCCTTATCCGGCGCGAATCCGCATCATTTCCAAGAACGTGGTGGGCGGTCTTTCCCGCGTATCCACGATGCTTGCTAACGAGAACGTGAATATCGATTCCGGTACGTTCCATTCCACCGTGGACGGCAATTCCGAAATCGAACTGACCGTGGAGGTCAAGGACGTGGCGCATCTTTACCATACCATCGACAAGCTGCGCACGTTGCCCGGCATGATTGAGGTGGTGCGTTTCTCTACGTCGGATTAG
- a CDS encoding peptide-binding protein: MIPILTSDAGSHDIASYIYVAPLRYNKNLEIETWAAERYEVLDEGKRIRIVMRKDVKWEDGEPLTARDVEFTYKLMVDPKTPTPYADDYLQIKQFTLVDDYTFEVEYEKPFARSLITWMHDILPRHLLEGKDVVSSPLTAKPVGAGPYRFKEWERGSKLVLEASDTYFMGKPYISEIVYRVIPDLSTMFLELKAGKLDMMSLTPQQYLFQTRGPEWDGKYNKFRYLAFGYGYLGYNLEKPMFKDKKVRQALTMAIDRQGLIKGVLLGQGEPTIGPYKPGTWVYNQSIQDYPYDPVKARELLAEAGWKDTNGDGILDNDGQPFEFTILTNQGNEQRIKTATIIQSMLKDVGVSVKIRTVEWAAFLKEFVDKGRFDALILGWNILQDPDIAQVWHSSQAFPGGLNHGKYRNPELDALLEQGRTTLDREARKLAYDGVQRILHEDQPYSFLYVPYSLPIIHGRIKGIEPAPAGITHNIDRWWIPKDERLYEVAN; encoded by the coding sequence ATGATTCCCATCCTTACATCGGATGCCGGTTCGCATGACATTGCGAGCTACATCTATGTAGCCCCCCTTCGCTATAACAAGAATCTCGAGATTGAGACATGGGCTGCGGAACGTTACGAGGTGCTGGATGAGGGCAAGCGTATCCGTATCGTCATGCGCAAGGATGTGAAGTGGGAAGATGGTGAACCGCTGACTGCGCGTGATGTGGAGTTTACCTACAAGCTTATGGTGGATCCCAAGACCCCCACTCCGTATGCCGACGATTATCTGCAGATAAAGCAGTTTACTCTGGTGGATGATTACACGTTCGAAGTGGAGTATGAAAAGCCTTTTGCGCGTTCGCTCATAACGTGGATGCATGACATCCTTCCCCGTCATCTTCTGGAAGGCAAGGACGTGGTCTCGTCGCCTCTCACGGCGAAGCCTGTCGGAGCCGGGCCGTATCGTTTCAAGGAATGGGAACGCGGTTCAAAGCTGGTGCTGGAGGCGAGCGATACCTATTTCATGGGCAAGCCGTATATCAGCGAGATTGTTTACCGCGTCATTCCGGACCTTTCCACCATGTTCCTTGAACTCAAGGCGGGCAAGCTCGACATGATGAGCCTGACCCCGCAACAATACCTGTTCCAGACCAGAGGGCCGGAATGGGATGGCAAGTACAACAAGTTCCGCTATCTGGCCTTCGGTTACGGCTATCTCGGTTATAATCTGGAAAAGCCCATGTTCAAGGACAAGAAGGTTCGTCAGGCGCTCACCATGGCCATAGACAGGCAGGGGCTCATAAAGGGCGTTCTGCTGGGGCAGGGCGAACCCACCATCGGTCCGTACAAGCCCGGCACCTGGGTTTACAACCAGTCCATACAGGATTATCCCTATGACCCCGTCAAAGCACGTGAATTGCTGGCTGAAGCGGGGTGGAAGGATACCAACGGGGACGGCATTCTCGACAATGACGGCCAGCCTTTTGAATTCACCATTCTGACCAACCAGGGCAACGAGCAGCGTATCAAGACCGCCACCATTATCCAGAGCATGCTCAAGGATGTGGGCGTTTCCGTGAAAATACGTACGGTGGAGTGGGCCGCCTTCTTGAAAGAGTTTGTGGACAAGGGCCGTTTCGATGCGCTTATTCTGGGCTGGAATATCTTGCAGGATCCGGATATTGCTCAGGTATGGCACTCTTCGCAGGCGTTTCCGGGAGGGTTGAACCACGGCAAGTATCGTAATCCGGAGCTGGATGCCCTGCTGGAACAGGGTCGTACCACGCTGGATCGCGAGGCCCGTAAGCTGGCGTATGACGGCGTGCAGCGCATTTTGCATGAAGACCAGCCCTATTCTTTCCTGTACGTGCCGTATTCGTTGCCCATCATACACGGCCGCATCAAGGGTATAGAGCCCGCGCCCGCAGGCATTACACATAATATCGACCGCTGGTGGATTCCCAAGGATGAGCGGTTGTACGAGGTTGCAAACTAA